Proteins encoded within one genomic window of Scomber japonicus isolate fScoJap1 chromosome 16, fScoJap1.pri, whole genome shotgun sequence:
- the dnal1 gene encoding dynein axonemal light chain 1 codes for MDASLSTLAKCEKLSLSTNCIEKITNLNGLKNLRILSLGRNNIKALTGLEAVGDTLEELWISYNLIEKLKGIQCMKNLKVLYMSNNQVKEWGEFSRLADLPCLVDLVFVGNPLEEKYSAEGTWMDEASKRLPNLRKLDGTPVIKEVEDEEGES; via the exons ATGGACGCTTCTCTCTCCACACTCGCCAAATGCGA GAAACTGTCTCTGTCTACAAACTGCATTGAGAAAATAACCAACCTTAATGGCCTGA AAAACCTGAGGATATTGTCTCTAGGAAGAAATAATATCAAGGCACTAACTGGGCTG gaGGCAGTAGGAGACACATTAGAAGAGTTGTGGATCTCTTATAACCTGATTGAGAAGCTGAAGGGAATCCAGTGCATGAAGAACCTGAAAGTCCTTTACATGTCCAACAACCAGGTGAAAGAATGGG GAGAGTTTTCGAGGCTTGCTGACCTGCCGTGCCTGGTAGACCTTGTGTTTGTTGGAAACCCTCTAGAGGAGAAGTATTCCGCTGAGGGAACGTGGATGGATGAAGCCTCTAAAAGATTACCAAATCTGAGGAAACTAGATG GAACCCCCGTCATCAAAGAGgtagaggatgaagaaggagaGAGCTGA